A portion of the Podospora pseudoanserina strain CBS 124.78 chromosome 2, whole genome shotgun sequence genome contains these proteins:
- a CDS encoding hypothetical protein (EggNog:ENOG503P0GQ; COG:S) — translation MPTDPSSVPNFDDLPAVDGHPQGCAWGVFDKDGKKDHYGTLNFVTPEIVAAVAKEVTDGISISLNWPLNGIKFPLPGRKAPVHKPVSLREAGMEIDGFDDELEINTQFSSQWDSLCHCVLPSGETYNGFKPSIELLQTTTTEGNEMPTIDHWHSPAKGCLVARGVLIDFKRYIDEITDKTYDPLDGHRITVEEIEAVAKHQGVEIKPGDVLIVRTGYTEFLENPTPEGFAKMATMSLSGVHGTTETAKWFWNKRIAAVASDAHAFEALPPLKENGEVGAVSDLVLHKWFLNYFGTPIGELWDLKALGEYAKKKGKYSFLLTSAPLNHPGLVASPPNAIALF, via the exons ATGCCTACTGACCCAAGCTCCGTCCCAAACTTTGACGACCTCCCCGCAGTCGATGGACACCCTCAGGGCTGCGCCTGGGGAGTCTTCGACAAGGACGGAAAGAAAGACCACTACGGTACACTAAACTTTGTCACTCCTGAAATCGTAGCTGCTGTTGCCAAAGAGGTCACAGATGGCATTTCCATCTCTCTCAA CTGGCCCCTAAACGGCATCAAGTTCCCCTTGCCCGGCCGCAAAGCCCCCGTCCACAAACCCGTTTCCCTCCGCGAGGCAGGGATGGAAATCGATGGCTTTGACGACGAGCTCGAAATCAACACCCAATTCTCCTCCCAATGGGACTCCCTCTGCCACTGTGTCCTCCCCTCGGGCGAGACCTACAACGGGTTCAAGCCCTCTATTGAGCTCCttcaaacaaccaccactgaGGGCAACGAAATGCCCACTATTGATCACTGGCACTCCCCCGCCAAGGGCTGCCTCGTTGCCCGTGGCGTCTTGATTGACTTTAAGCGCTATATTGATGAGATCACTGATAAGACGTATGACCCCCTCGATGGTCATAGGATCACCGTTGAGGAGATCGAAGCGGTGGCGAAGCATCAAGGGGTGGAGATCAAGCCAGGGGATGTCCTGATTGTTCGGACGGGGTATACAGAGTTTTTGGAGAATCCAACTCCGGAAGGGTTTGCCAAGATGGCTACAATGTCGCTTTCTGGCGTGCATGGCACGACTGAGACGGCGAAGTGGTTCTGGAATAAGAGGATTGCGGCTGTTGCTTCGGATGCGCATGCTTTTGAGGCGCTGCCGCCGTTgaaggagaatggggaggttggtgctgTGTCGGATTTGG TGCTGCACAAGTGGTTTTTGAACTACTTTGGAACACCCATTGGTGAACTTTGGGATTTGAAGGCGCTGGGAGAATatgccaagaagaagggcaagtACAGCTTTTTGCTGACAAGTGCACCGCTGAATCATCCTGGACTGGTGGCTTCACCACCCAACGCCATTGCCTTGTTCTGA
- a CDS encoding hypothetical protein (COG:Q; EggNog:ENOG503P3ZY) codes for MSTYTHSSDPSTLSHVQSTWDFIRPNSSIYNHLLSDIRLVAATKGRIIAHLDVTPVHTNSKNILHGAVSGTLCDWAGGMAIAAETGLQKTGVSTDMHVSYCSTAKVGDTLEIEAWVGRAGKNLGFTGFEIRRGVTNGEGKKGVVVAMGSHTKFLLFGQGKSEIKEENKEGTVEGNGPE; via the coding sequence aTGTCGACCTACACCCACTCCtccgacccctccaccctctcccacgtcCAATCAACCTGGGACTTTATCCGCCCCAACTCGTCCATctacaaccacctcctctccgacATCCGCCTCGTCGCCGCCACAAAGGGGCGCATCATCGCCCACCTAGACGTCACACCCGTCcacaccaactccaaaaacATCCTCCACGGGGCAGTAAGCGGGACGCTGTGTGACTGGGCCGGGGGTATGGCGATTGCTGCCGAGACGGGGCTGCAAAAGACGGGCGTGAGCACGGATATGCATGTTAGTTATTGCTCGACGGCCAAGGTGGGGGATACGTTGGAGATTGAGGCTTGGGTGGGCAGGGCGGGGAAGAACTTGGGGTTTACGGGGTTTGAGATTAGGAGGGGGGTGACAAAtggagaggggaagaagggggttgtggtggctATGGGGAGTCATACCAAGTTTCTATTGTTTGGGCAGGGGAAGAGTGAGATAAAAGAGGAAAATAAGGAGGGGACGGTTGAAGGGAATGGGCCCGAGTAG